GGTGGCCTCGGCGCGGGCGGTGGTGATGACCTCCTCGTCCTCCAGTACGGAGAGCACCTTGAGCGAGGACTTCACGCCGGACTGGGCCTGGCCCAGCACGTCGCCCTCGCGGCGCTGTTCGAGGTCGATCCGGGAGAGCTCGAAGCCGTCCAGGGTGCCGGCCACCGCGTCCAGCCGGGCCCGGGCCGGGCTGGCCCCGGGCATGTCGCTGACCAGCAGGCACAGGCCCGGCGCGCTGCCCCGGCCGACCCGGCCGCGCAGCTGGTGCAGCTGGGAGACGCCGAACCGGTCGGCGTCCATGATGACCATCGCGGTGGAGTTGGGGACGTTGACCCCGACCTCGATCACCGTGGTGGCGACCAGCACGTCCACCTGTCCGGCCGCGAAGCGGCGCATCACGTCGTCCTTGGCCTCGGGCGGCAGCCTCCCGTGCAGGATCTCGATCCGCAGGCCCGCCAACGGGCCCTTGGCGAGCATGTCGGCGGTCTCCAGCACGGCCAGCGGGGGCCGGCGGTCCTCGCTCGACGCTCCCAGGTCCTCCGGATCGTCGGGCTGGGACCTGCGCCGCTTCGCGGCGGCCTTCGGATCCTGCTCCTCGTCGCCGATCCGCGGACACACCACGTACGCCTGGTGGCCCTTGCCGACCTCCTCGCGCACCCGCTCCCAGGCGCGGGCCAGGAAGTTGGGCTTCTCCACGGCCGGCACCACATGGGTGGAGATGGGTGAGCGGCCGGCCGGGAGCTGGTCCAGCACGGACGTCTCCAGATCGCCGAAGACCGTCATGGCGACGGTGCGCGGGATCGGCGTCGCCGTCATGACCAGCAGGTGCGGCGGTTGTTCGCCCTTGGCGCGCAGCGCGTCGCGCTGCTCCACGCCGAACCGGTGCTGCTCGTCGACGACGACCAGGCCGAGGTCCTGGAACTGGACCTTGTCCTCGATCAGGGCGTGGGTGCCGATGGCGATCCCGGCGTCGCCGCAGGCCATGTCGAGCATCGCCTGCCGCCGGGCGGGCACGCCCATCGAGCCGGTCAGCAGGACGACCCTGGTGGCCAGGTCGGCGCCGCCGAGCATGCCGCCCTGGGCGAGATCGCCCATCATCTCGACGATCGAGCGGTGGTGCTGCTGCGCGAGCACCTCGGTGGGGGCGAGCAGGACGGCCTGGCCCCCGGCGTCGACCACGGTCAGCATGGCGCGCAGCGCGACCATGGTCTTGCCCGAACCGACCTCGCCCTGGAGCAGCCGGTGCATCGGGTGCGAGGTGGCCAGGTCGGCGAAGATCTCGCCGGAGACGTTCCGCTGGCCCTCGGTGAGGGTGAACGGCAGCCGGGCGTCGAAGGCGTCCAGCAGCCCGCCCTCGCGGGCCGGGCGGGGCACCGCGGGCAGGGCGGAGTCGGCGGCCCGGCGCTGGGCCAGGGCGACCTGGAGGACGAAGGCCTCGTCCCAGCGCAGCCGGCCGCGGGCGCGCTCGACGTCGGCCTGGCTCATCGGCCGGTGCACGAGTTCGAGGGCCTCGGGCAGCGGGATCAGGTCGTGCCGCTCGCGCAGGTCGGCGGGCAGCGGTTCGCCGACCCCCTCCCAGCCGGTGGTGGCGAGGCTGTCCAGGGCGGTCCGCACGCAGACGCCGATCGTCCAGGTCTGCACCTTGGCACTGGCCGGGTAGACCGGGATCAGCCGGCCGGCGAACTCGGCGGCCACCGCGGAGTCCGCCTCCTCGTCCAGCAGCTGGTAGTCGGGGGAGACCAGTTGGCGGGTGCGGTTGAACTGGCCGACCTTGCCCGCGAACAGGCCCTGCGCGCCGGGGCGCAGCTCCTTCTGGCGCCAGCCCTGGTTGAAGAACACCAGGCTCAGGTGCCCGCGCCCGTCGGTCACCACGACCTCCAGGCGGTCGCCCCTGCGGCCCCTGAAAGGGATCAGGGTGACCTTCTCGATCCGGGCGAGCACCGTGACGTGCTCGTCGATCTCCAGCTCGTCGAGGCTGGTGAGCTGGCCGCGTTCGGCGTACCGGCGCGGGTAGTGGTGCAGCAGGTCACCGACCGTGTGCAGCTTGAGGCCGTCGGCGAGCACCTTCGCGGTGCGGTCGCCGACGAGCTTGGTCAGGGGTTCGTCGAGTGCGGCCATCACGCCCCAATTGGACACCAACGCACCGACAACCCGGTGCACCGCGCCCTGCTCGATCCCCTCACTCCACGCCGATGAGCAGCGGGGCGGACTCCTGACCGCCCTCGAAGACCACCGCGTCGACCTCCGGACGCTGCCGCCGGGCGTGCGCGACGAGCTGGTCGGCGAGGCCGTCGGGTGCGCCCTCGCCGAGGATCAGGGTGACGAGTTCACCGCCGGCTGCGAGCATCCGGGCCAGCACCGTCTCCCCCGTCCCGGCCAGGTCCGCCCCGATCACGGCGACGTCGCCGTCGATCAGGCCGAGCACGTCACCGGCCTGGCAGACGCCGGCCATCGTCCAGGACTCCCCCTCCGCGACGGCGAGTTCGGCGTACCGGGTGGCGCCGGCCGCGGAGGTCATCGCGACCACGTCCTCGTCGAAGCGGCGGGACGCCTCGTGCACGGCGAGCGCGGCCAGGCCCTGGACGGGCGAGCGGGTGGGCAGCACCGCGATCCGCACGCCCTCCTCGCGCAGCTGGTCGGCGGCCGCGCCGGCGGCGGCGCGCAGTTCGGGGTCGTTCAGCAGCAGGACGAGCTCGCGGGCGCCGGTCCGGCGCACGGCCTCGGCGAGTTCGGCGCTGGCCGGCGGGCGGTCCGGGTCGGCGTGCAGGACGGCCGCGCCGGCCTGCTCGCACAGGTCGGCGAGGCCGGTGCCGCTCACCACGCTGAGCACCGCGCGGGTCCGCGGCCGGCGCTCGCCCCGGGGAGCGCCGTCGGTGCCCGCGCGGGCGGCGGCCTCGGCGAAGTGGGTGATCCGGATCCGGTGCGGGCGCCCGGCCCCGACACCGGCCTCGACGGCGGCGCCGGCGTCGTCCACGTGCACGTGGACGTTCCACAGGCCGTCGCCGCCGCCGACCACCAGGGAGTCCCCGAGCGCCGCCAGGCGCTCCCGCAGGGCCGGCAGCGCCGAGTCCGGAGCGTCGAGCAGGTAGATGACCTCGAAGGCGGGGTGGCCGGGGCCGGGCGGCCGCACGTGCCCCTCGCAGCCGGCCGCGAAGCCCGTCGCGCCGATCGGCGGCAGTGGCTGGTTCAGCGCGAGCGGCCCCATCGGCCGGTGGCCGGCGACGGCGTCGGCGAGTGCGCCGAGGACGGCCACCAGACCGCGGCCGCCGGCGTCCACCACGCCCGCCTCGGCGAGCACGTCGAGCTGCTCTGGCGTGTGGAGCAGGGCCCGCCGGGCGGCCCGGTGGGCGGTGTCGGCGACCTCGGACAGAGCGGCGCCGGCCACGTCCGCCTCCCGGGCGGCGGTGGCGGCCACGGTGAGCAGCGTCCCCTCCACCGGGTCGGCGACGGCCTGGTAGGCGGATTCGGCGGCGCGCGACAGGGCGGCGCGCAGGCGGTCGGCGCCGCCGCCGGCGGCGAGGGCCTCGGCCAGGCCGCGCAGCCACTGGGCGAGGATGACGCCCGAGTTGCCCCGGGCGCCGATCAGCGCGCCCCGGGCCATCGCGCGGACGGCGGTGGCCAGGTCCGGCCCGGTTCCGTCGTCCGCGCCCGGGTCGGTGCCGGGGGCGACGGTGAAGCAGTTCTCGACGGCCGCCGCCGCCGCCTCGACGGTCAGGTAGAGGTTGGTGCCGGTGTCCCCGTCGGGTACGGGGTAGACGTTGAGCGCGTCGATCTCCTCGCGGGCCTGGCCGAGCGAGCCCAGGGCGAGGCGGCACCAGGTCCGCACGGCCGGGGCGTCGAGCGTGTGCAGCACCAGGTCTCCTCCGGATGGGACGCCGCGGATGGCTGTGGGGACGCTGCGGGCGGCGCGGGGCGATGGTGGCAGGTTATCGGGGCGCACCGGGGAAAGCGGCTGGCAGGAGGCCCGGAGCGACGGCCCGTGCGGGCCGGTCGCCGGGGCGTCCGGAGGGCACCGAGGCGGGGTAAACCCTCCGGACGTGGTAGTTTCGTTGAACGGGAGCAAGCGTTGTATGCTCTTCCGGTTGCCTGGAACAGTCCAGGCTCACCCCTCGAACCGGTCCGGTCCACGTGAGTGGCCCGTTGGTTCGGCCGGGGTTTTCGAACGTAAATGATCTGAAGTCTTGGAGTGACTCCTGTGGCTGCCAACTGCGACGTCTGCGGCAAGGGGCCGGGCTTCGGCAACAGCATCTCCCACTCACACCGCCGCACCCCTCGTCGTTGGAACCCCAACATTCAGACGGTGCGCGCTGTGATCGGGCGGACGCCGAAGCGGCTCAACGTCTGCACCTCGTGCATCAAGGCCGGTAAGGTCTCGCGCTGACGCGCAGACCGGTAAGCCGGTCCTCCAGTGAGCTGGTCCATCCCCGGATGGACCGGCTTTCTGTTTTTCCCGGCCGTCACGGCTCGTCCCGCACGAGGTGACCGCACGCCGGCGGCGTCCGCGCGCCCGCGCGGGCGTCAGCGCATGCGCCAGCCGTGGTCGACCGGGCCGATGCCCGCGCCGAGCGCGAAGCCGGCCGCGATCGCGCCGGTGACGTACTCCTTGGCGGCGGCCACCGCCCCGGGCATGTCCCGGCCCTTGGCGAGCTCGGCGGCGATCGCGCTGGCCAGCGTGCAGCCCGTGCCGTGGGTGTGCCGGTTGTCGTAGCGCGGGGCGCGGAACCAGTGCTCCTCCCCCGGGCCGCCGTACAGCAGGTCGGCGGCCTCGCCCTCCAGGTGGCCGCCCTTGACCAGCACCCAGCGCGGGCCGAGGTCGAGCAGCGCGCGGGCGGCGTCCGGCATGTCGGCCTGCCCGGTGACGGTGATCCCGGTGAGCTGCGCCACCTCGTGCAGGTTGGGCGTGGCGAGGGTGGCGACCGGCAGCAGCCGCTCCCGTACGGTGGCGACGGCCTCGGCCGCCAGCAGCGCGTCCCCGTGCTTGGAGACGCCGACGGGGTCGACCACCACCGGGGCGCCGACACCGGCGAGCAGCTCGGAGACGGTCTCGACGAGCTCGATCGAGGCGAGCATGCCGGTCTTCACGGCCTGCACGCCGATGTCGTCGACCACGCTGCGGAACTGGGCCCGGACGGCCTCCGCGGGCAGCTCCCAGTAGCCCTGGACGCCGAGCGAGTTCTGCGCGGTCACCGCGGTGATCACGCTCATGCCGTGGACGCCGAGGGCGAGCATCGCCTTGAGGTCGGCCTGGATGCCCGCCCCGCCGCCGGAGTCGGAGCCGGCGACGGTGAGCACGCGGGGGGGAGCAGTCGAGATCATGGACGCCAACCTACCCGCAGGCGTCACAGCACGGCTTCGGACTCCGCCCAGCGGTCGGCCGGCACCGTCTTGAGCCGGGTGACGGCCTCCGCGATCGGCACCAGCTCGATGCTGCTGCCGCGCAGCGCGGTGAAGTGGCCGAAGGCGCCCTGGTGGACGGCCTCGACGGCGTGCCAGCCGAAGCGGGTGGCGAGCACCCGGTCGAGGGCGGTGGGGGTGCCCCCGCGCTGGGTGTGCCCGAGGATGACCGGCCGGGCCTCCTTGCCGAGCAGGTCCTCCAGCTCGTGGGCGAGCCGGGTGCCGATGCCGCCGAACGTCCGGTGGCCGTACTGGTCGATGTCCCCGTGGTCGAAGCGCATGGTGCCCTCGAGCGGTGCGGCTCCCTCGGCGACGGCGATGATGGCGAACTTCTTGCCGCGCTCGAAGCGGTCCTCGACCATCCGCGCGACGACCTCGATGTCGAAGGGCTTCTCGGGGATGAGGATGCCGTGGGCACCGCCGGCCATGCCCGCGGTGAGGGTGATCCAGCCGGTGTGCCGCCCCATCAGCTCGACCACCATGACGCGCTGGTGCGACTCGGCGGTGGTCTTCAGCCGGTCGATGGCCTCGGTGGCGACGTGCACGGCGGTGTCGAAGCCGAAGGTGACGTCGGTGCAGTCGATGTCGTTGTCGATGGTCTTGGGGACGCCGACCACCGGCAGGCCCGCGTCGCTGAACTTCTTGGCGGCGGTGAGCGTGCCCTCGCCGCCGATCGCGATCAGCGCGTCGATGCCGATGTTGCGGGCCAGCGTGCGGGCGTTCTCGACGGCCCAGGCGATCCGCTCGCGCTGGACCCGCGCCGAGCCGAGGATGGTGCCGCCGAGTGTGAGCAGGCCGGTCACGTCGTCGTGCGAGACGGGCCGGCTGCGGCCCTCGATCAGGCCGAGGAAGCCGTCCTCGATGCCGATGATCTCGTCACCGTGGACGTCGGTGCCCCGGTGCACCACCGAGCGGATCACCGCGTTGAGGCCGGGGCAGTCGCCGCCGCTGGTCAGGACACCGATTCGCATGGTGGCTGTGCTCTCCCGATCCGTGGGCACGCGCCCCCGGGTAGATGGATGCCGACGGTCCGCCGGATCGGCCGTGACCACCCTCCTTGACGGCATGTACCGGACAAAAGGGGTGGGGCCGACAACGACGGCAAGCCTACGCGCTCGCCGGGCCGGCACGACCGCGCCCGGCCCGCGCCCGGCCGGTCGCCGGGGCGCTGCGGAGCAGGTGCGCCCGGGGCCCGGCGCCGGACCGGTGGGCGCGGCGGCCGACGGCGCGTCCGACGGTGCGGCCGACGGCGCTAGTCGGCGAAGTGGTCCCAGCCGCCGACGCGGTCCCAGGGCGCTCCGTCCACGGTGACCCGGCCGCTGGCCGGAGCCGCCCCCGTGCCGCGCACGGCGCGCACCACCTCGCCGATCACCCGCCAGCG
The sequence above is drawn from the Kitasatospora sp. NBC_00315 genome and encodes:
- a CDS encoding 6-phosphofructokinase; this translates as MRIGVLTSGGDCPGLNAVIRSVVHRGTDVHGDEIIGIEDGFLGLIEGRSRPVSHDDVTGLLTLGGTILGSARVQRERIAWAVENARTLARNIGIDALIAIGGEGTLTAAKKFSDAGLPVVGVPKTIDNDIDCTDVTFGFDTAVHVATEAIDRLKTTAESHQRVMVVELMGRHTGWITLTAGMAGGAHGILIPEKPFDIEVVARMVEDRFERGKKFAIIAVAEGAAPLEGTMRFDHGDIDQYGHRTFGGIGTRLAHELEDLLGKEARPVILGHTQRGGTPTALDRVLATRFGWHAVEAVHQGAFGHFTALRGSSIELVPIAEAVTRLKTVPADRWAESEAVL
- the recG gene encoding ATP-dependent DNA helicase RecG; protein product: MAALDEPLTKLVGDRTAKVLADGLKLHTVGDLLHHYPRRYAERGQLTSLDELEIDEHVTVLARIEKVTLIPFRGRRGDRLEVVVTDGRGHLSLVFFNQGWRQKELRPGAQGLFAGKVGQFNRTRQLVSPDYQLLDEEADSAVAAEFAGRLIPVYPASAKVQTWTIGVCVRTALDSLATTGWEGVGEPLPADLRERHDLIPLPEALELVHRPMSQADVERARGRLRWDEAFVLQVALAQRRAADSALPAVPRPAREGGLLDAFDARLPFTLTEGQRNVSGEIFADLATSHPMHRLLQGEVGSGKTMVALRAMLTVVDAGGQAVLLAPTEVLAQQHHRSIVEMMGDLAQGGMLGGADLATRVVLLTGSMGVPARRQAMLDMACGDAGIAIGTHALIEDKVQFQDLGLVVVDEQHRFGVEQRDALRAKGEQPPHLLVMTATPIPRTVAMTVFGDLETSVLDQLPAGRSPISTHVVPAVEKPNFLARAWERVREEVGKGHQAYVVCPRIGDEEQDPKAAAKRRRSQPDDPEDLGASSEDRRPPLAVLETADMLAKGPLAGLRIEILHGRLPPEAKDDVMRRFAAGQVDVLVATTVIEVGVNVPNSTAMVIMDADRFGVSQLHQLRGRVGRGSAPGLCLLVSDMPGASPARARLDAVAGTLDGFELSRIDLEQRREGDVLGQAQSGVKSSLKVLSVLEDEEVITTARAEATALVAVDPALVDHPDLRTALSGLLDEERAAYMEKG
- a CDS encoding DAK2 domain-containing protein; protein product: MLHTLDAPAVRTWCRLALGSLGQAREEIDALNVYPVPDGDTGTNLYLTVEAAAAAVENCFTVAPGTDPGADDGTGPDLATAVRAMARGALIGARGNSGVILAQWLRGLAEALAAGGGADRLRAALSRAAESAYQAVADPVEGTLLTVAATAAREADVAGAALSEVADTAHRAARRALLHTPEQLDVLAEAGVVDAGGRGLVAVLGALADAVAGHRPMGPLALNQPLPPIGATGFAAGCEGHVRPPGPGHPAFEVIYLLDAPDSALPALRERLAALGDSLVVGGGDGLWNVHVHVDDAGAAVEAGVGAGRPHRIRITHFAEAAARAGTDGAPRGERRPRTRAVLSVVSGTGLADLCEQAGAAVLHADPDRPPASAELAEAVRRTGARELVLLLNDPELRAAAGAAADQLREEGVRIAVLPTRSPVQGLAALAVHEASRRFDEDVVAMTSAAGATRYAELAVAEGESWTMAGVCQAGDVLGLIDGDVAVIGADLAGTGETVLARMLAAGGELVTLILGEGAPDGLADQLVAHARRQRPEVDAVVFEGGQESAPLLIGVE
- the thiD gene encoding bifunctional hydroxymethylpyrimidine kinase/phosphomethylpyrimidine kinase; translation: MISTAPPRVLTVAGSDSGGGAGIQADLKAMLALGVHGMSVITAVTAQNSLGVQGYWELPAEAVRAQFRSVVDDIGVQAVKTGMLASIELVETVSELLAGVGAPVVVDPVGVSKHGDALLAAEAVATVRERLLPVATLATPNLHEVAQLTGITVTGQADMPDAARALLDLGPRWVLVKGGHLEGEAADLLYGGPGEEHWFRAPRYDNRHTHGTGCTLASAIAAELAKGRDMPGAVAAAKEYVTGAIAAGFALGAGIGPVDHGWRMR
- the rpmB gene encoding 50S ribosomal protein L28, with the translated sequence MAANCDVCGKGPGFGNSISHSHRRTPRRWNPNIQTVRAVIGRTPKRLNVCTSCIKAGKVSR